The window CACTTCTGTGGTCTTCAGCCCACTGGCCAGGCGGAGCCGGCGGAGCTCGGCTCCCAGGCGGCGCCTCCTGACGGTGGGGTTGCAGTTCGCCGCCACGAGCGGGTGTACCTCCGGCTCCACAACATCGTTTGGTCCGCAGATTGCCATGGAGCAGGGGTTGTTGATCGCGTGCCATGCCTCGTGTTCGTGAGGCAGCCAAAACGGACTGTGACTGTGTAATTTGCCTCACGGCAGGACCACCAGGCGTGATCACCAACCTCGACTTTCAAGATCCCGACAGCGTCAGGCACTCAGCAGCAGAACGACAGCACCGGTTGGCAGCGTCCTTGTGTGCATTGGGGGGTGTGGTCCACGGCGGGAGGGTGACTCGGCTGGTGAGGGGTTGGGGAGTCAGCCTCTCTGACGCTTCACCGTCCGCGGACGGTGAAGCGTCACTTCCTCATGTAATAGCTTTTGTCGGTGCCGATCGGCTCGGGCTGACGCCAGACCTGCCCTTCCATGCGGGTCACATCAGCGCCTTGTCGCTGGGGCGGACGAACGCGGCGTAGAGCTTGCCGTTGTAGGACGCCAGCGCCGGGGGCGTCATGGTCTCCCAGGGCAGGGCGATCGGTGCCCCCCCCCAGCAGCTGCCGGTGCGCACCGCGTACTCCAAGGTGCCGACGGGGAAGGGCACACTTTGTCACCGGTGGACTTCACGGTGAGGATGTGGTGGCCATCGCCGTTGAAGGAGAATTCGGCGGTTCCCGCGGTGGGACAGCACGGCCAGGTCGTACTGGTCCAGGACGATCGCACGTGCGCAGGAGAGGTCGTCCAAGTTGCGCAGGTGTTCCATGAGCCAGATGGCCAGCTTCAACAGCTCGCCCGTCCAGCCGGCGACGTCGGTTCCCGGCAGCACCCCGGTGTACAGCTGGTAGGACCAGGTTTCGAAGATGCGATCGGAGAGGATCTGCAGGTTCTTGTGCAGGTCGTCGTACCACTGGCTGTGGCTCTGGTCAGCTTCCCAGCAGTAGGCGTTGAGGATCACCCCGGTGCTTGCCTGGCCGTCGAAGACCGTCCGGTTCGACGTCGAGAACGTGCGGGTGTCGCCCTTCTTGACCCATAACGCGCCAGCCCCCGCGCCGTACGCGTATCACTGCGCGTGCCCATCAGCAGACCCCGCAACTTCTCCAGACGCTGCTCCGGAGTCGTCTCCCCAGCACCGGCCATGAACGCCCTGCCCTTCTGCCCACGGGCCGCCCCAAGCGGCGCCGACCAAGCCAGCCCCACGACGCACCCATAACACGTAAAACGGCCCACAAAGGCCGAAACCAGCTGGACACCCCCCAACGGCGACGACCACTGACACCCCAACACGCCCGTATGCACCCCGCTACCACCCGGAACAGGACACCCGCACCGGGTGGCGGCCCGCACTGCTGCGCTCAGGACCTGCTCGCGGGGCCCCAGGTCAGCTCTGAAGGGGGAGGAAGGCATTGGGAATGCCTCCACGAGAGGAAAGGAGCGGGAGAACCGGGTTGACGCAGACAACCGGCTTGAACTGGCCCCCGGCCGCGCGCACTGAAGTCCGTTCGAATACGACCAGCGTGGCCGACTGGCGAGCGAGGGGTTTCAGGCGGTGGTGCGGTTGCCTTGGCGTGCGGCGAGCGCGGCATCGGCGCTGGAGTAGGCGGGCAGGAAGGCGTCCATCCCTGTGACGCTGAGCAGGCGGCTCAGCCGGTCGGGGATGGCCGCCAGGGTCAGGGAGCCGTCGGCTTCCTTGGCGCAGCGCCAGATGCCGACGAGGGCGCCCAGTCCTGAGGAGTCGCAGAAGGTGACGCCTGAGAGGTCGGCGACCAGGTCAGGGTGGCCGTTCGCGATGAGTTCCAGGGCGCGGGCCCGTACGGCGGGTGCGGCGGCGATGTCGAACTCGCCGGACAGGGCGATCACGGCCAGGGCACCGTCGGTGTGCGGGACGTCGATGTGGAATGCGTCGGTCATGGGCGTGGGTTCTCCTGCCCGACGGAGACGTCGGCGGTCGGGGCGGCGGCGCTGTGGGCGGTGGTGGTGATGCCGGCGGGAGCAGCATCGGGGGTGGGGACGGACAGGGCCAGCAGGGCCACGTCGTCGCGTTCGGTGTCGGGGAGGGTGTCCAGGAGCGCGACGGTGTCGTCGATCAGGGCGCCGGCACTGACCGGCGCCGGCCGCCGGGCCAGGAAGTCGGTCAGGCCCGTGTCGGCGAGCATGCGGCCATCGGCGGTGCGGGCCTCGGTCAGCCCGTCGGTGTACAGCAGCAGTCCCTCACCGGGTGCCAGGTGCAGGGTGCGTGAGGCGAAGGCGGCTTCGGCCAACGCGCCGACCAGCATGCCCCCCTTGGCGCGGACCGCCTCCACCCGCACGCCGCCGCCCTCGACGGGGCTCAGGTGGTAGGCGGGCGGGTGACC of the Streptomyces sp. 1222.5 genome contains:
- a CDS encoding STAS domain-containing protein — translated: MTDAFHIDVPHTDGALAVIALSGEFDIAAAPAVRARALELIANGHPDLVADLSGVTFCDSSGLGALVGIWRCAKEADGSLTLAAIPDRLSRLLSVTGMDAFLPAYSSADAALAARQGNRTTA